A part of Terriglobus roseus genomic DNA contains:
- a CDS encoding UDP-glucose dehydrogenase family protein encodes MGKTVDIAVVGSGYVGLVAAVCFAEMGHHVICVDNDPAKVKALQGGDSLIHEEHLPQLLNKYRNNQVEFTTDLGAATEKAAAIFIAVGTPQSETGDADLSYVEAVACEIARHLKTYKVIVEKSTVPVYTNEWIRRAIERNGVDRSLFDVCSNPEFLREGTAVSDFLHPDRIVVGADSEKAARLLQEIYAPLTSGDYYTREGIIPGEFTSDAPPPLLLTSTKSAEIIKHASNAFLALKISFINAVSSLCEATDANVQQVAQGMGLDTRIGPRFLRPGIGYGGSCFPKDVAAFRSVAEQMGVDFSLLTEVERINANQKKRFLAKVRAALWTLRGKKLAVLGLAFKGDTDDIRDSPAIEMVKMLIAEGCSITAYDPAAIERTRAVLPESDKLRYADGIYAAAEDADALLILTDWHEFGALDLEKLRTALRYSIIVDGRNMYDPAKVADAGITYYSVGRPVAHPVRELVNA; translated from the coding sequence ATGGGAAAGACTGTGGATATCGCGGTTGTTGGTTCCGGTTACGTCGGCCTTGTGGCTGCCGTTTGTTTCGCTGAGATGGGGCACCATGTGATTTGCGTGGACAATGATCCCGCGAAGGTGAAGGCGCTGCAAGGGGGAGATAGCCTCATTCACGAGGAGCATCTCCCACAATTACTGAACAAATATCGGAATAATCAAGTTGAGTTCACCACCGATCTGGGCGCTGCAACCGAGAAAGCTGCGGCTATTTTTATTGCGGTAGGAACGCCGCAATCTGAAACAGGTGATGCTGACCTCTCCTACGTGGAGGCAGTCGCTTGTGAAATTGCACGGCACCTGAAGACGTACAAGGTGATCGTCGAAAAGAGCACCGTGCCGGTCTACACCAATGAGTGGATCCGCCGTGCGATTGAGCGCAATGGCGTAGATCGCAGCCTGTTTGATGTCTGCTCAAACCCTGAATTTTTGCGCGAAGGCACCGCCGTATCGGACTTCCTGCACCCAGACCGTATTGTGGTCGGCGCGGATTCAGAAAAGGCAGCCCGGTTGTTACAAGAAATTTATGCTCCGCTGACTTCCGGCGATTACTACACGCGGGAAGGAATTATTCCCGGAGAATTCACATCGGACGCTCCGCCCCCGCTTCTCCTCACTTCCACAAAGAGCGCGGAGATCATCAAGCACGCATCGAACGCCTTCCTGGCGCTAAAGATCTCGTTTATCAACGCTGTTTCTAGCCTTTGCGAAGCCACGGATGCAAACGTGCAGCAGGTGGCGCAAGGGATGGGGCTGGATACGCGTATCGGACCGCGTTTTCTGCGGCCCGGTATCGGCTATGGCGGCTCCTGCTTCCCGAAGGACGTTGCGGCGTTCCGTTCTGTTGCTGAGCAGATGGGCGTGGACTTCTCGCTTCTGACGGAAGTTGAGCGCATCAACGCTAACCAGAAGAAGCGCTTCCTGGCTAAGGTACGTGCAGCTCTGTGGACGCTTCGCGGTAAGAAGCTGGCCGTGCTTGGACTGGCATTCAAGGGCGATACGGACGACATCCGCGACAGCCCAGCCATTGAGATGGTGAAGATGCTGATCGCGGAAGGATGCTCCATCACGGCGTATGATCCGGCAGCTATCGAGCGTACGCGCGCTGTACTGCCTGAGTCGGACAAACTGCGCTATGCCGATGGCATCTATGCTGCCGCAGAGGACGCCGATGCGTTGCTGATCCTCACCGATTGGCATGAGTTTGGCGCACTTGATCTGGAGAAGCTGCGTACGGCGCTGCGTTATTCCATCATCGTCGATGGCCGCAACATGTACGATCCGGCAAAGGTCGCAGATGCTGGTATCACTTACTACAGCGTGGGACGTCCGGTGGCGCATCCTGTCCGCGAATTGGTCAACGCGTAA
- a CDS encoding GumC family protein, whose product MPPLTNQPSDRVVPETNAGFSAITAESALSEALNVLRKRKWVLIIAAILGILYGVYQAATQPIVYVATGRIQVAKPNGQASLGVATGNLTGSLQSEDLETEVLIISSESLMLSVAQEMNLANNPDFMGSGPYRNINDPIVRAAVIGKLSNAFKVASIPRTQMIRITVTANKAQLAADLVNHLINAYQQRSFESRFASTQRVSQWLQGQLDDLKQQVEASQEQLMDLQKKIGVLGLGADASKPVTTQVTAAVEALSTAAIAAKVQRILAESRYRVLASSDPALMESNLQASGAGQESELSKLRDDAAQTKAQIAQSSVSLGPKNPQILALQAHLREVDREIKTEETRMVTEAKQALVAAQANEAQTEGALEDQKNQSYRLRDDLVEYTLRQRDYETNRALYEALLAKLRSASVQAGLDALEIDVVDPAFKPIGPTMTPRSSILSRDLILSLVFGIMLAFALESLDTGIRSVSEVEHITQLPSLSIIPRVRRMQSDGSGSATVAQTNIGVLATSKSQFSEAFRSLRTALLLATTGHPPKFILITSSTPSEGKTTVSTNLAAILAQRETRVLLIDADLRRPNVHHRFGLNGRVGLSTVLSGGATLEEAVKNVPEVPNLDVLCSGPVPPFPTEMLSSESMKNLLQECGELYTHVVIDSPPILSVTDAVILAHYADAIVMVVRHGKSSRNVVRRARDLMVRSGAPVTGVVLNSVDINAPEYHGYYGYSGYSYSNIDSESWESNGRENERNNKGGQA is encoded by the coding sequence ATGCCGCCCCTGACGAATCAGCCATCCGATCGCGTAGTACCTGAAACTAACGCCGGTTTCAGCGCAATTACCGCAGAAAGTGCACTTTCGGAAGCCCTGAATGTGTTGCGAAAACGCAAATGGGTACTCATTATTGCCGCAATCCTTGGCATTCTGTACGGCGTCTATCAGGCCGCCACGCAACCCATTGTTTATGTGGCCACCGGCCGGATCCAGGTTGCCAAACCGAACGGACAGGCTTCCTTGGGTGTGGCCACAGGAAATCTTACTGGCAGTCTACAGTCGGAAGATCTTGAAACTGAAGTTCTGATCATCAGTAGCGAATCACTGATGTTAAGCGTCGCCCAAGAGATGAACCTGGCGAACAACCCAGATTTCATGGGATCTGGCCCATACCGAAATATCAACGACCCGATAGTCCGTGCCGCTGTTATTGGGAAGCTGTCCAACGCCTTCAAAGTGGCGTCGATTCCTCGGACCCAAATGATCCGTATTACGGTGACGGCCAACAAGGCTCAGCTCGCTGCAGACCTGGTCAACCACCTCATCAATGCGTATCAGCAGCGCTCGTTTGAAAGCCGCTTCGCTTCCACGCAGCGAGTGTCGCAATGGCTGCAAGGGCAGCTGGACGATCTTAAGCAACAGGTAGAAGCGTCGCAGGAACAGTTAATGGATCTCCAGAAGAAGATCGGTGTACTGGGCCTTGGAGCGGACGCCAGTAAGCCAGTCACCACCCAGGTTACAGCCGCTGTCGAAGCGCTCAGCACCGCTGCTATTGCAGCCAAGGTGCAACGTATCCTCGCAGAATCCCGATATCGGGTTCTGGCTTCTTCTGACCCAGCTCTGATGGAAAGCAACTTGCAGGCGTCGGGAGCCGGACAGGAATCTGAATTATCCAAGTTAAGAGATGACGCCGCGCAAACGAAAGCGCAGATCGCTCAATCCAGCGTTAGTTTGGGGCCCAAGAACCCCCAGATTCTCGCCCTGCAGGCTCATCTACGCGAAGTAGACCGGGAAATTAAGACGGAAGAAACACGCATGGTTACCGAGGCCAAGCAGGCCTTGGTCGCGGCACAGGCGAATGAAGCTCAAACCGAAGGGGCGTTGGAAGACCAAAAGAATCAGTCTTATCGCCTACGGGACGATCTAGTCGAGTACACGCTTCGACAGCGTGATTACGAAACGAACCGCGCCCTCTATGAGGCACTTCTTGCGAAGCTTCGAAGTGCCAGCGTTCAGGCAGGTCTTGACGCACTGGAAATCGATGTCGTTGATCCAGCGTTCAAACCGATCGGTCCTACGATGACGCCAAGATCCAGCATCCTGAGCAGAGACCTTATCTTGAGCTTGGTTTTCGGGATCATGCTTGCATTTGCCTTGGAAAGTCTCGACACCGGAATCAGAAGTGTTTCGGAAGTGGAACACATCACACAACTTCCGTCACTCAGCATTATTCCTCGCGTACGTCGGATGCAGTCCGACGGTTCTGGCTCCGCAACTGTTGCCCAAACCAATATCGGCGTTCTCGCCACATCCAAATCGCAGTTCTCTGAAGCATTCCGGTCTCTCCGAACCGCTCTATTGCTGGCAACCACAGGTCACCCGCCAAAATTCATTCTCATTACTAGTTCAACCCCGTCAGAAGGCAAGACAACGGTGTCCACGAACCTCGCCGCAATTCTCGCGCAGCGGGAGACCCGAGTACTGCTCATTGATGCCGATCTTCGACGTCCCAACGTACATCACCGTTTTGGATTGAATGGCCGAGTAGGCCTTTCTACGGTGCTGTCTGGAGGAGCCACTCTGGAAGAAGCGGTGAAGAACGTTCCCGAAGTTCCGAATCTGGACGTGTTGTGTAGTGGTCCAGTGCCTCCGTTCCCCACTGAAATGCTCTCGTCTGAAAGCATGAAAAATCTTCTACAGGAATGCGGCGAACTGTATACCCACGTCGTAATCGATTCCCCGCCGATCCTTTCTGTAACGGATGCCGTCATCCTCGCTCACTATGCTGATGCAATCGTTATGGTGGTACGCCACGGCAAGAGCAGCCGCAATGTGGTCCGGCGCGCGCGCGATCTAATGGTACGCTCCGGTGCACCCGTGACAGGAGTTGTGCTGAACTCCGTAGACATTAATGCTCCGGAATACCACGGCTACTACGGGTATTCGGGATACAGCTACTCCAACATCGACTCGGAATCATGGGAATCGAATGGACGGGAAAACGAACGGAACAACAAGGGAGGCCAGGCATGA
- a CDS encoding polysaccharide biosynthesis/export family protein codes for MKKFYNFILLVSLLLSGTSWCHAQYTGVAATTAPGLNVRHPLTTDQAILFPPQQDMRILPNDVVVISIFGVTPAFTDTERVALDGTIHLPLAGIVSIGGLTSTAAEQKIAGVMEDQGLFHDAQVNLVISDMPDHVVTLVGAMGKTLPVVGQRRLLDVLSAAGGLPETASTVIKIDRLGLAEPIYVDLGNDPSTSIAANVPIFSGDVITTGNVGAVYIVGAVSSAGTHVLPGSRPMTVSMAIASAGGTTEVAKRDSSILVRITGNTRSVVPLRLKDIQEGKAADPVLQADDIILVPTSTLRSIFRFSNATAIVSLAVSMAALLR; via the coding sequence ATGAAGAAGTTTTATAACTTCATCCTTCTTGTCTCTCTCTTGTTGAGTGGAACGTCATGGTGCCACGCGCAATACACCGGCGTTGCGGCCACGACCGCGCCAGGGTTGAATGTGCGCCATCCTCTCACTACTGATCAGGCAATTCTGTTTCCTCCGCAGCAAGACATGAGGATTTTGCCCAACGACGTAGTGGTGATTTCAATCTTTGGCGTCACTCCGGCATTTACGGATACGGAACGAGTAGCGCTGGACGGAACCATCCATCTCCCATTGGCCGGAATCGTCAGTATCGGAGGCTTGACGAGTACCGCTGCGGAACAGAAGATCGCGGGTGTAATGGAAGATCAAGGGCTGTTTCACGATGCACAAGTGAATCTAGTCATCTCCGATATGCCTGACCATGTCGTCACGCTAGTGGGCGCCATGGGCAAGACCTTACCAGTCGTAGGGCAACGCCGCCTTCTAGACGTTCTTTCCGCAGCCGGTGGCTTACCTGAGACGGCAAGCACGGTCATCAAAATAGATCGTCTCGGATTAGCCGAACCAATCTATGTGGATCTTGGCAACGATCCGTCGACAAGTATTGCTGCCAATGTTCCGATTTTCTCTGGTGACGTCATTACTACAGGAAACGTCGGGGCTGTTTACATCGTAGGCGCAGTTTCATCCGCTGGAACACACGTTTTACCAGGATCACGGCCCATGACTGTATCAATGGCAATTGCGTCGGCCGGAGGTACCACGGAAGTCGCTAAGCGGGATAGTTCGATCCTCGTTCGCATAACCGGGAACACGCGCTCCGTTGTACCACTGCGACTGAAGGATATCCAAGAAGGCAAAGCTGCCGATCCGGTTCTACAGGCGGACGATATCATTCTTGTCCCCACAAGCACTCTTAGGAGCATATTCCGATTTAGTAACGCGACGGCTATCGTCAGCCTTGCCGTTTCCATGGCTGCGCTTTTGCGATGA
- a CDS encoding glycosyltransferase family 4 protein, which yields MNERVRLAYVVSHPIQYQAELLRRIAADPRIDLRVFFCSDFSLRSYKDAGFGVTVEWDVPLTQGYISTVLPRWRDTSKPSPLRPISRGFFRELRKGVDGKPFDAVWIHGYSTVNSIHAILAAKALGIPVLLRAESWLADRVRSGQKLFAKQAFFTILRSLVNAVLPIGTENARYWAHYLGKDFPAFLMPYAVNNGYFSARAKQAEATRSNLQAELSLDPSRPVILFASKLQERKHADHLLEAYLQLRARSSSAPYLVIVGDGEMRSALEKRVAESGVTDVRFAGFRNQSELPRFFDLSDVFVLPSRHEAWGLITNEAMASGLAVIVTSDVGCAADIVRNGENGFVYPIGDIQTLSHALEKTIQPGVPEQMGRHSEEIIAHWGYAEDIAGLKAALRHVTGKNAGA from the coding sequence ATGAATGAGCGCGTCCGGTTGGCGTATGTGGTCAGTCATCCGATTCAATACCAGGCGGAACTGCTGCGGCGCATCGCTGCGGATCCGAGAATCGATCTGCGCGTTTTTTTTTGCTCTGATTTCTCGTTGCGAAGCTACAAGGATGCTGGCTTCGGAGTGACTGTAGAGTGGGATGTCCCTCTGACGCAGGGGTACATTTCGACAGTATTGCCACGCTGGAGAGATACCTCTAAGCCGAGCCCTCTTCGCCCTATCTCACGAGGCTTCTTCCGAGAATTGCGCAAGGGAGTGGATGGAAAGCCGTTCGATGCGGTTTGGATTCACGGCTATTCAACAGTGAATTCGATTCACGCGATACTTGCCGCAAAGGCGCTTGGGATACCTGTACTATTGCGCGCTGAGTCATGGCTCGCAGACCGTGTTCGCTCGGGCCAAAAACTATTCGCGAAACAAGCGTTTTTTACCATATTGCGTAGCCTGGTAAACGCCGTACTTCCCATTGGGACGGAGAACGCTCGCTACTGGGCGCATTATTTAGGAAAAGACTTTCCTGCGTTCCTGATGCCATACGCAGTGAACAACGGATACTTTTCCGCACGCGCAAAGCAAGCTGAAGCCACGCGTTCAAATCTGCAGGCGGAGTTGTCTCTCGATCCTTCGCGGCCGGTCATTCTGTTCGCTTCGAAATTGCAAGAGCGCAAACATGCAGATCACTTACTGGAAGCCTATCTTCAGTTGCGCGCACGCAGTTCTTCCGCGCCCTACCTGGTCATCGTCGGTGATGGTGAGATGCGTTCAGCGCTTGAAAAACGTGTGGCCGAGAGCGGAGTAACGGACGTCCGTTTTGCTGGCTTCCGTAATCAGAGCGAGCTTCCCCGCTTCTTCGATCTCAGCGATGTGTTTGTACTCCCCTCAAGACATGAAGCATGGGGTCTAATCACCAATGAAGCCATGGCCTCCGGACTCGCTGTTATTGTGACCAGCGACGTGGGGTGCGCAGCGGATATTGTCCGTAATGGTGAAAACGGATTTGTATACCCGATAGGCGATATACAGACGCTGAGCCATGCACTGGAGAAAACTATCCAGCCAGGTGTACCCGAACAGATGGGAAGACACAGCGAAGAAATCATCGCTCACTGGGGGTATGCCGAAGACATTGCCGGACTGAAAGCAGCCTTGCGACACGTCACCGGCAAAAATGCAGGAGCCTGA
- a CDS encoding glycosyltransferase, giving the protein MRILHVIATLDPAAGGPIEGVRTLFGYKDEGYEGEAVTFDAPDAPYLQGLPFPVYPLGPRTSTYGYNAKLLPWLRENRDRYDGVIVNGLWQYTGLATMLAMRGHKPYMVFSHGMLDPYFKRRFPLKHLKKAVYWYPAEYWILRNAYRVLFTTTSEEKLAEESFAFWKWKAQVVPYGIRAPQTDPTADIAAFLRVVPAVEGKRFLIYLSRIHPKKGCDLLLQAFASIAASAPDLHLVMAGPDETDWIPELQKIVDNAGLTDRVHWPGILRGSEKWGAFRAAEAFILPSHQENFGIAVAEALGAGKPVLLSDKVNIGDMIRNEGCALIEPDTLEGTRLLLERWIGLSAEEKQRMSTAAAECFRTRFNMLETAQAIMALFQQAKNEGAS; this is encoded by the coding sequence ATGCGTATCCTTCATGTCATCGCCACACTGGACCCGGCCGCAGGCGGCCCGATCGAAGGCGTGCGCACTCTTTTCGGATACAAGGATGAGGGTTATGAGGGTGAAGCCGTCACTTTTGACGCTCCAGATGCACCTTATCTGCAAGGGCTCCCCTTTCCGGTTTATCCACTCGGACCACGCACTTCCACGTATGGCTACAACGCGAAGCTGTTGCCCTGGCTGCGCGAAAATCGCGACCGTTATGACGGTGTAATCGTCAACGGTTTGTGGCAATACACCGGCCTTGCCACCATGCTCGCCATGCGCGGGCACAAGCCATACATGGTTTTTTCGCATGGCATGTTGGACCCGTACTTTAAGCGTCGCTTTCCACTGAAACATCTGAAGAAAGCTGTCTATTGGTATCCCGCGGAATATTGGATTCTGCGAAACGCGTATCGCGTGCTCTTCACCACCACCAGTGAAGAGAAGCTGGCGGAAGAAAGCTTCGCTTTTTGGAAATGGAAAGCGCAGGTGGTGCCTTACGGTATCCGCGCCCCACAGACCGACCCCACTGCAGATATTGCTGCATTCCTACGTGTGGTTCCTGCGGTGGAAGGCAAACGGTTTCTCATTTACCTGAGCCGTATCCATCCCAAAAAGGGTTGCGACTTACTCTTGCAAGCATTCGCTTCAATCGCGGCCAGCGCCCCGGATCTACATCTCGTGATGGCTGGTCCAGACGAAACTGACTGGATACCGGAGCTACAAAAGATCGTTGACAACGCAGGTCTGACTGACCGCGTTCACTGGCCCGGCATTTTGCGTGGTTCAGAGAAGTGGGGCGCCTTCCGGGCTGCTGAAGCTTTCATCCTCCCTTCTCACCAGGAGAACTTCGGCATTGCTGTCGCGGAAGCTCTGGGAGCGGGTAAGCCCGTTCTGTTGAGCGATAAGGTCAACATCGGCGACATGATCCGAAATGAAGGTTGTGCTCTCATTGAGCCAGACACCCTTGAGGGAACACGCCTTCTTTTGGAGCGCTGGATTGGATTGTCTGCCGAAGAGAAGCAACGCATGAGCACGGCGGCTGCCGAATGCTTCCGCACGCGCTTCAACATGTTGGAGACCGCTCAAGCCATCATGGCCCTCTTCCAACAGGCGAAGAACGAAGGAGCAAGCTGA
- a CDS encoding putative colanic acid biosynthesis acetyltransferase produces the protein MAREAAYVATDHIDESEHADPYLRPAFTLRNRVMRVLWGVVWLLLYRPSPRPMHGWRCFLLRRFGATMGSNCHFYPKSKIWAPWNLFCADQVTAADGVEIYNPAPMRFGSHAIVSQDAFLCGATHDYNLAAFPLLAYEMHFGAYSWVCARAIVGPGANLGEGAVLGLGSVATRSLDPWTVHAGSPARLVKERKRTHGDTPA, from the coding sequence ATGGCACGCGAAGCTGCTTACGTGGCCACAGACCATATCGACGAAAGCGAACATGCTGACCCGTATCTGCGACCCGCGTTCACCCTGCGCAACCGTGTGATGCGTGTGCTGTGGGGTGTTGTGTGGCTGCTGCTCTATCGCCCTTCGCCGCGCCCCATGCACGGTTGGCGCTGCTTCCTGCTTCGTCGTTTCGGAGCCACGATGGGCTCGAATTGCCACTTCTATCCCAAGTCAAAGATCTGGGCTCCGTGGAATCTCTTTTGTGCGGATCAGGTCACCGCTGCGGACGGCGTAGAGATTTATAACCCCGCACCCATGCGCTTTGGCTCGCACGCCATCGTGTCTCAAGACGCCTTTCTCTGCGGCGCAACACACGATTACAACTTGGCTGCGTTCCCTCTGCTGGCCTACGAGATGCATTTCGGAGCCTACTCATGGGTATGCGCGCGAGCCATCGTTGGCCCTGGAGCCAACCTGGGCGAAGGTGCCGTGCTTGGACTGGGCTCTGTCGCCACGCGCAGCCTTGATCCATGGACGGTCCACGCAGGCTCGCCTGCGCGCCTGGTCAAAGAACGCAAACGCACACATGGAGACACACCCGCATGA
- a CDS encoding glycosyltransferase family 2 protein: MISVMVLTLNEEGDLPGCLESIAWSDDVWVFDSLSTDRTTAIAEASGAHVIQRKFDNWAAHQNWAMENIPFKHPWVFYIDADERMTEGLRTAIHQAVSAAEGHVAFEVERRDFLNGTWLKHVQLSAWYTRLFQPSKMRYERLVNPVSVVDGTTGRIAGYLDHFPFSKGVTYWIQRHNDYSTKEAQQLLLNQADAPPFRLRDAFFASDFQTRRKQQKQLFYRLPGRPILKFILIYFAKRGFLDGSAGLTYALLQSIYEYFIVLKTRELKQNQP; encoded by the coding sequence ATGATCTCCGTTATGGTTCTCACTCTGAATGAAGAGGGCGACCTGCCAGGATGCCTTGAATCCATAGCATGGTCCGACGATGTCTGGGTGTTTGACTCTCTGTCCACCGACCGTACGACTGCGATTGCAGAGGCATCCGGTGCCCACGTGATCCAGCGCAAGTTCGATAACTGGGCCGCTCATCAGAACTGGGCCATGGAAAACATTCCGTTTAAACATCCGTGGGTGTTTTATATCGACGCGGACGAGCGTATGACCGAGGGACTTCGCACAGCGATCCATCAGGCTGTGTCAGCAGCGGAAGGACATGTTGCATTTGAAGTGGAACGGCGCGATTTCCTGAACGGAACATGGCTGAAACACGTCCAGCTTTCCGCCTGGTACACCCGGCTGTTTCAGCCCTCAAAGATGCGCTATGAGCGCCTCGTCAACCCTGTCTCAGTGGTCGATGGAACTACAGGACGCATCGCAGGATATCTGGACCATTTCCCGTTCAGCAAGGGCGTCACCTATTGGATTCAGCGACACAACGACTACAGCACAAAAGAAGCGCAGCAGCTTCTCCTGAATCAGGCAGATGCTCCGCCCTTTCGTCTGCGTGACGCATTCTTCGCCTCAGACTTTCAGACGCGTCGCAAGCAGCAGAAGCAATTGTTCTATCGCTTGCCCGGTCGCCCAATTCTGAAATTCATACTGATTTATTTCGCAAAACGAGGCTTCCTGGACGGCAGCGCCGGCCTGACCTACGCTCTGCTTCAATCGATTTACGAATACTTCATCGTTCTAAAAACGAGGGAGCTAAAACAGAATCAACCATAG
- a CDS encoding response regulator: MTTPSKPKVLVADDEQVIANTLAIILNQAGFEAKAVYSGESAVETIDEFQPNMLISDVIMTGMTGIEAAIKIREKLPTCKILLFSGQAATADLLEKARAQGHEFEILAKPVHPTDLLAKLRS; this comes from the coding sequence ATGACAACCCCCAGCAAACCGAAGGTACTGGTTGCCGACGACGAACAGGTGATCGCGAATACCCTTGCGATCATCCTCAATCAGGCAGGCTTTGAGGCCAAAGCCGTGTACTCCGGCGAATCAGCCGTGGAAACCATTGATGAATTCCAGCCCAACATGCTGATTTCAGATGTGATCATGACCGGCATGACAGGTATCGAAGCCGCCATCAAGATCCGGGAAAAGCTGCCCACCTGCAAGATTCTGTTGTTTAGCGGACAAGCAGCCACCGCTGACCTGCTCGAGAAGGCACGCGCCCAGGGGCACGAGTTTGAGATTCTGGCGAAGCCGGTGCACCCGACAGATCTGCTGGCGAAGCTGCGCAGCTAA
- a CDS encoding nitrate/sulfonate/bicarbonate ABC transporter ATP-binding protein, with protein sequence MQQAIIRAERVEKYYAQPSENRIQVISPTDLSIVPGEIVALLGPSGSGKSTLLRMLTGLSVPSGGQVYWHEKPIGQTEINVSIVFQSFALFPWLTVLENVEAPLQARGMEPAKRRKRAMKMLDTVGLDGFQHAYPKELSGGMRQRVGFARALVVEPEVLFMDEPFSALDVLTAENLRSELLELWQKKTMPTQAIFIVTHNIEEAVLLADRIIVLGRNPGHVRTDFRVALQHPRDRKAAAFTQLVDYIYKVLTQPEAQPPELPRTAGGKRVRDQRLMSYQMLPHARPGGIAGLLELMVDHSGKADIYRLADDLAFEVDDLLPIVDAASLLGFLTVTEGDATLTAIGTEYANAEILRQKEIFREAALEHVLLLRQIMRALEAKSDGSVPEEFFHDMLDEQFSEEETLRQLETAINWGRYAELFDFDAQRHRFILAHAAEPVVETHE encoded by the coding sequence ATGCAACAGGCCATCATTCGCGCCGAACGCGTTGAAAAATATTATGCTCAGCCGAGCGAGAACCGAATTCAGGTGATCTCGCCGACTGATTTGTCGATTGTGCCGGGTGAAATTGTCGCTCTGCTTGGGCCCTCTGGCTCCGGCAAGTCGACCCTGCTTCGCATGCTGACGGGGCTCTCTGTGCCTTCAGGCGGCCAGGTTTACTGGCATGAAAAGCCCATTGGTCAGACAGAAATCAACGTCTCCATCGTCTTCCAGAGCTTCGCGCTGTTCCCTTGGCTGACCGTATTGGAAAACGTGGAAGCGCCTTTGCAGGCGCGGGGTATGGAGCCTGCAAAGCGTCGCAAACGCGCCATGAAGATGCTCGACACGGTCGGTCTCGACGGCTTCCAGCACGCTTATCCCAAAGAACTCTCCGGCGGCATGCGTCAGCGTGTGGGCTTTGCACGCGCACTCGTTGTCGAACCGGAAGTGCTTTTTATGGATGAGCCCTTCTCGGCCCTTGATGTGCTCACCGCAGAAAACCTGCGTTCAGAACTGCTGGAACTCTGGCAGAAAAAGACGATGCCCACGCAGGCCATCTTCATCGTCACACACAACATTGAAGAAGCTGTGCTGCTTGCAGATCGCATCATCGTTCTTGGCCGCAATCCCGGTCATGTGCGTACGGATTTTCGCGTTGCACTGCAGCATCCACGCGACCGCAAGGCCGCAGCGTTTACGCAACTGGTTGACTACATCTACAAGGTGCTGACACAGCCAGAGGCGCAGCCACCCGAGCTGCCGCGCACTGCAGGTGGCAAGCGCGTTCGCGATCAACGATTGATGAGCTACCAGATGTTGCCGCACGCGCGCCCTGGCGGTATCGCCGGTTTGCTGGAATTAATGGTGGATCACAGCGGCAAGGCAGACATCTATCGCCTCGCTGACGATCTTGCCTTCGAAGTCGATGACTTGTTGCCCATCGTTGACGCTGCCTCATTGTTAGGTTTCCTAACTGTTACCGAAGGCGACGCGACACTCACTGCTATCGGCACGGAATACGCCAATGCGGAAATCCTGCGGCAGAAGGAGATTTTCCGCGAAGCTGCGCTGGAACACGTGTTGTTGCTGCGCCAGATCATGCGCGCCTTGGAAGCCAAGAGTGACGGCTCAGTGCCGGAAGAATTCTTCCACGACATGCTGGACGAACAGTTCAGCGAAGAAGAAACTCTCCGGCAGCTTGAAACGGCCATCAACTGGGGCCGATACGCAGAACTGTTTGACTTTGACGCGCAGCGCCATCGCTTCATCCTGGCGCACGCCGCTGAACCTGTCGTGGAGACGCACGAATGA